The following coding sequences lie in one Kitasatospora azatica KCTC 9699 genomic window:
- a CDS encoding sensor histidine kinase, which produces MVRADSSPGDGSAAAGAAPTLWILPAVVAALAWAGAATAVPAGDRWVVAECGAVAAVMAALLSVEVTRRARQVAELGRRRAAGERLLHGRLAAQERQLKYLSEQLLPQGVARVQRGEPVEEILQGQDTDEGAVTAEFAVAARTALRTVLEAVEAEEGLRESAQRAFVNIARRVQAIVHRQAQDLREMEDRHGEDPRVFDDLLRLDHGNALVGRLADSIAVLGGARPGRQWGRSVPLYSVLRGAMSRILDYQRVDLHPVSEVAVLGPTVEPLIHALAELLDNATRYSPPHTRVHLTAAEVQSGIAVEIEDGGLSLSEEGRARAERMLREAQSGIDLNDLGETPRLGLAVVGRLAQANGFQVSLRPSAYGGVRAVLIIPQDRLTSVPGAGMAHGIGAASGPRRAGANGWARHSATRSFPSPERGRHAAAGPAGTQVRTAQARTDQSGPGSADAAADLPQRRRRVPRAVAGPERAAPLRNVEPGLWLAAFQSGVSDPGGAGSVGDFGSADHSSEHERGDG; this is translated from the coding sequence ATGGTTCGTGCTGACTCTTCGCCTGGCGATGGCTCCGCCGCAGCCGGCGCCGCCCCAACGCTCTGGATACTGCCCGCCGTGGTGGCCGCCCTCGCCTGGGCGGGTGCGGCGACTGCGGTGCCGGCCGGTGACAGGTGGGTGGTCGCGGAGTGCGGGGCGGTGGCCGCGGTGATGGCCGCGCTGCTGTCCGTCGAGGTCACCCGGCGCGCACGGCAGGTCGCCGAGCTGGGCCGGCGCCGAGCGGCCGGGGAGCGGCTGCTGCACGGCAGACTCGCCGCACAGGAGCGGCAACTCAAGTACCTCTCCGAGCAGTTGCTGCCCCAAGGTGTGGCCAGGGTGCAGCGCGGCGAACCGGTGGAGGAGATCCTGCAGGGCCAGGACACCGACGAGGGCGCCGTCACGGCCGAGTTCGCGGTGGCCGCGCGGACCGCGCTGCGCACGGTCCTTGAGGCGGTGGAAGCCGAGGAGGGGCTGCGCGAGTCGGCGCAGCGGGCCTTCGTCAACATCGCACGGCGGGTGCAGGCCATCGTCCACCGGCAGGCGCAGGACCTGCGGGAGATGGAGGACCGGCACGGCGAGGACCCCCGAGTCTTCGACGACCTGCTGCGCCTGGACCACGGCAACGCGCTGGTCGGCCGCCTGGCCGACTCCATCGCGGTGCTCGGTGGCGCGCGCCCGGGACGCCAGTGGGGCCGGTCGGTGCCGCTGTACAGCGTGCTGCGTGGCGCGATGTCGCGGATCCTTGACTACCAGCGGGTGGACCTGCACCCGGTGTCCGAGGTCGCCGTGCTCGGGCCGACCGTCGAGCCGCTGATCCACGCGCTCGCGGAACTGCTCGACAACGCCACCCGCTACTCGCCGCCGCACACGCGGGTGCATCTGACGGCGGCCGAGGTGCAGAGCGGCATCGCCGTGGAGATCGAGGACGGCGGTCTGAGCCTCAGTGAGGAGGGCCGGGCCAGGGCCGAGCGGATGCTGCGCGAGGCGCAGTCCGGGATCGACCTGAACGACCTGGGCGAGACGCCGCGGCTGGGCCTGGCCGTGGTGGGCCGACTGGCGCAGGCCAACGGGTTCCAGGTCTCGCTGCGCCCGTCGGCCTACGGCGGGGTGCGGGCGGTGCTGATCATCCCGCAGGACCGGTTGACCAGCGTGCCGGGCGCCGGGATGGCGCACGGGATCGGGGCGGCCTCGGGGCCGCGGCGAGCCGGTGCGAACGGCTGGGCCCGGCACAGCGCGACCCGGTCCTTCCCGTCGCCGGAGCGGGGGCGGCACGCCGCGGCCGGGCCGGCCGGCACTCAGGTTCGCACGGCGCAGGCGCGCACCGACCAGTCCGGTCCAGGGTCCGCCGACGCGGCCGCCGACCTGCCGCAGCGGCGGCGTCGGGTGCCGCGGGCCGTGGCCGGCCCCGAGCGGGCGGCGCCGCTGCGGAACGTCGAGCCCGGCCTGTGGCTGGCCGCGTTCCAGAGCGGCGTGAGCGACCCCGGCGGCGCGGGCAGCGTCGGCGACTTCGGCAGCGCGGACCACAGCAGCGAACACGAACGAGGGGACGGGTGA
- a CDS encoding roadblock/LC7 domain-containing protein — MISQRTTMDWLLRDLAESVPQTRHVIVLSADGLRMAQYGTDTDTADRLAAACAGLQSLARAVADELPQGDGRMRMVVIEMVGGFFYLMAAGARAYLAVLAEEGVDAGLMGQRMRDLVARIGEHLTTPARVDGPTG, encoded by the coding sequence ATGATCTCTCAGCGAACGACTATGGACTGGTTGCTCCGAGACCTCGCCGAGAGCGTCCCGCAGACCCGGCACGTGATCGTGCTCTCGGCCGACGGACTGCGGATGGCCCAGTACGGCACCGACACCGACACCGCCGACCGGCTCGCCGCCGCCTGCGCCGGGCTGCAGAGCCTGGCGCGCGCCGTGGCGGACGAACTGCCGCAGGGCGACGGCCGGATGCGGATGGTGGTGATCGAGATGGTCGGCGGCTTCTTCTACCTGATGGCCGCCGGCGCCCGCGCCTACCTCGCGGTGCTCGCGGAGGAGGGGGTCGACGCCGGACTGATGGGCCAGCGGATGCGCGACCTGGTCGCCCGGATCGGCGAACACCTCACCACACCGGCGCGCGTCGACGGGCCGACTGGATGA
- a CDS encoding GTP-binding protein, with amino-acid sequence MDYSAFDTGHDAVPSGPRREHLLPHTATAAVKAVVVGGFGVGKTTFVGAVSEIRPLTTEETMTQAGVGVDDPGGVRTKTATTVAMDFGRISINEQLVLYLFGTPGQERFWFLWNGLFEGALGAVVLIDTRRIEVSFDVLGRLEERAVPFVVAINSFPESPHYDLDALRAALDLPPTVPILSCDARSRESSRDVLIALMHYLRSLSTAALEPS; translated from the coding sequence ATGGACTACAGCGCCTTTGACACCGGGCACGACGCGGTCCCCAGCGGGCCGCGCCGCGAGCACCTGCTGCCGCACACGGCCACCGCCGCGGTGAAGGCCGTGGTCGTCGGCGGCTTCGGTGTCGGCAAGACCACCTTCGTCGGCGCGGTCAGCGAGATCCGGCCGCTGACCACCGAGGAGACCATGACCCAGGCCGGCGTCGGTGTCGACGACCCCGGCGGGGTCCGCACCAAGACCGCCACGACGGTGGCCATGGACTTCGGCCGGATCAGCATCAACGAGCAGCTGGTGCTCTACCTGTTCGGCACGCCCGGCCAGGAGCGCTTCTGGTTCCTGTGGAACGGGCTGTTCGAGGGCGCGCTCGGTGCGGTGGTGCTGATCGACACCCGGCGGATCGAGGTCAGCTTCGACGTCCTGGGGCGACTGGAGGAACGGGCCGTGCCCTTCGTGGTCGCCATCAACTCCTTCCCCGAGTCCCCGCACTACGACCTGGACGCGCTGCGCGCCGCGCTGGACCTGCCGCCGACCGTCCCGATCCTCAGCTGCGACGCCCGCAGCCGCGAGTCCAGCCGCGACGTGCTGATCGCCCTTATGCACTACCTCCGCTCCCTCTCTACCGCTGCCCTGGAGCCTTCGTGA
- a CDS encoding DUF742 domain-containing protein, whose product MTDQHHGTTPPGPGQWGEEGPERLYVITGGRAAAHNRTSIDLVSLVVARIGPDPMTPPEQAAILRLCETPLSVAEISAYLRLPVSVITLLLADLLTAGAVQVRGPVPVAVLPDRELIEAVIDGLQRL is encoded by the coding sequence ATGACCGACCAGCACCACGGCACCACGCCGCCCGGTCCCGGGCAGTGGGGCGAGGAGGGCCCGGAGCGGCTCTACGTGATCACCGGAGGCCGGGCGGCCGCGCACAACCGCACCTCGATCGACCTGGTCTCGCTCGTCGTCGCCCGGATCGGGCCGGACCCGATGACCCCGCCCGAGCAGGCCGCGATCCTGCGCCTGTGCGAGACCCCGCTCTCCGTGGCGGAGATCTCGGCCTACCTGCGGCTGCCGGTGAGCGTCATCACACTGTTGCTCGCGGACCTGCTCACCGCAGGCGCCGTGCAGGTGCGCGGACCGGTCCCCGTCGCCGTCCTTCCCGACCGTGAACTGATCGAGGCAGTGATCGATGGACTACAGCGCCTTTGA
- a CDS encoding barstar family protein, with translation MDGSNCRTSHGLFTAWAAGLGFPAYFGHNWNAFRDCLRETVSRAATTGRAGAPPTVLVRRAGGLLADEPDRALNTLMLVLGDIAGASGGEPALLLLLEDEPDRLSDLGRRLAAAGWVTSLPGSGA, from the coding sequence GTGGACGGCTCCAACTGCCGTACCAGTCACGGCCTGTTCACCGCCTGGGCAGCTGGGCTCGGCTTCCCTGCCTACTTCGGCCACAACTGGAACGCCTTTCGCGACTGCCTGCGGGAGACCGTGTCGAGAGCCGCCACGACCGGCCGGGCAGGCGCGCCGCCGACCGTCCTCGTCCGGCGGGCCGGCGGGCTCCTCGCGGACGAGCCGGACCGTGCCCTGAACACCCTCATGCTCGTCCTCGGCGACATCGCCGGTGCCAGCGGCGGTGAGCCGGCCCTGCTCCTCCTTCTCGAGGACGAGCCGGACCGGCTGTCCGACCTGGGGCGGCGCCTGGCGGCGGCCGGGTGGGTGACGAGCCTTCCCGGCTCAGGCGCGTAG
- a CDS encoding winged helix-turn-helix domain-containing protein, with translation MTATERGNLPAAFTGFVGRQHEIAEIRRLLCTRRFVTLTGMGGVGKTRLALEVAAAARDAFPDGVWLVDLAPVSGPSAVTATASSALRVPDLGALPVLDRLAGYLAERRALLMLDNCEHLLDACAELAGTLLAAAPELRILATSRHTLDVRGEQVFALPPLPEDEAVELLRDRATAVRPDFRVDEADRPALARLCADLDGLPLAIELAASRLRTLSVGQLTERLENRFTLLTGGSRSGPVHHRTMRGVIDWSHELCTPAERLLWDRLTVFAGGFSLDAAENVCSGGAITGAEVLDLLDRLVAQSVVLTYEVDGLPRYRLLATIREYGRERLRESGEQDELRRRHRDFFLALAERVNRTWYGPGQSEKLAGLRVEHANLLAALDYDGDPRPRFALAADLCWHWCTGGFLSEGRRWFDQAFAASSEPSPERARALLSATWVAQTQGDLATADRWLDEADALGESLGDAWVRNQVSGLRGVSAHYRGRPEESICRYENAWKTATALGDEREAASWLVALAGGLAYTGDPRAAETGGRVVTAAEASGERWGRAQVLMALGHDAWARGDRERTEALVGAALESMRGFNDHAMLARMLELLAWAAADGGNPWRAARLLGAAAVLWRDAGSSISAFGPQLAEQHARCERAAIDALGEAPYAKAFAEGGALSTPCQAVGFALAAESDGGTEPGESAPPVPEEPGHQARADTDQQPGAGTVRFGDLVYCSASLEVYRSGERVHLTTTELKLWREFVASPGTVLTREILLDRVWDYAWSGDSHVVDVQVMRLRAKIGRDRIETVRGFGYKLRA, from the coding sequence GTGACCGCTACTGAACGGGGGAACCTGCCCGCCGCCTTCACCGGCTTCGTGGGTAGGCAGCACGAGATCGCCGAGATTCGCCGCCTGCTGTGCACTCGGCGGTTTGTGACGCTCACCGGCATGGGCGGGGTGGGCAAGACGCGGCTGGCACTGGAGGTGGCCGCCGCGGCCCGGGACGCGTTCCCGGACGGGGTCTGGCTGGTGGACCTCGCCCCGGTGAGCGGCCCCTCGGCGGTGACGGCCACGGCGTCCAGCGCACTGCGGGTCCCCGACCTCGGTGCCCTGCCCGTCCTGGACCGGCTCGCCGGCTACCTGGCCGAGCGGCGGGCCCTGCTGATGCTCGACAACTGCGAGCACCTGCTCGACGCCTGCGCCGAACTGGCCGGCACGCTCCTGGCCGCTGCTCCCGAACTGCGCATCCTCGCCACCAGCCGTCACACCCTGGACGTCCGGGGCGAGCAGGTGTTCGCCCTCCCGCCGCTTCCGGAGGACGAGGCGGTGGAGCTCCTGCGGGACCGCGCCACCGCCGTCCGACCGGACTTCCGCGTCGACGAGGCCGACCGCCCGGCGCTCGCCCGCCTGTGCGCGGATCTGGACGGGCTGCCACTGGCGATCGAGCTGGCCGCGTCCCGGCTGCGCACGCTGTCCGTCGGGCAGCTCACGGAACGGCTGGAGAACCGCTTCACGCTGCTCACCGGCGGCAGCCGATCGGGCCCGGTCCACCACCGCACCATGCGCGGGGTGATCGACTGGAGCCATGAGCTGTGCACCCCGGCCGAGCGGCTGCTGTGGGACCGCCTGACCGTCTTCGCCGGCGGGTTCAGCCTGGATGCCGCGGAGAACGTCTGCTCCGGTGGCGCCATCACCGGCGCCGAGGTGCTGGACCTCCTCGACCGGCTCGTCGCCCAGTCCGTCGTGCTGACCTACGAAGTCGACGGTCTGCCGCGCTACCGGCTGCTGGCCACCATCCGGGAGTACGGCCGGGAACGGCTCAGGGAGTCCGGTGAGCAGGACGAACTGCGCCGCCGCCACCGCGACTTCTTCCTCGCCCTCGCCGAGCGCGTGAACCGGACCTGGTACGGGCCTGGCCAGTCCGAGAAGCTGGCCGGACTGCGCGTCGAGCACGCCAACCTGCTGGCCGCCCTGGACTACGACGGCGATCCGCGGCCCCGGTTCGCCCTGGCCGCCGACCTGTGCTGGCACTGGTGCACCGGCGGCTTCCTCAGCGAGGGGCGCCGCTGGTTCGACCAGGCGTTCGCCGCCTCGTCCGAGCCCAGCCCGGAGCGGGCCCGCGCGCTCCTCTCCGCCACCTGGGTCGCGCAGACGCAAGGCGACCTGGCGACGGCCGACCGCTGGCTGGACGAGGCCGACGCGCTGGGGGAGTCGTTGGGTGACGCTTGGGTGCGGAACCAGGTGAGCGGGCTGCGCGGGGTCTCGGCGCACTACCGGGGGCGGCCCGAGGAGAGCATCTGCCGGTATGAGAATGCCTGGAAGACCGCGACGGCGCTGGGCGACGAGCGCGAGGCGGCCTCCTGGCTGGTCGCGCTGGCCGGCGGCCTGGCGTACACCGGCGACCCCAGGGCGGCGGAGACCGGCGGACGGGTCGTCACCGCCGCCGAGGCGAGCGGCGAGCGGTGGGGCCGGGCCCAGGTCCTGATGGCCCTGGGCCACGACGCCTGGGCCCGAGGCGACCGGGAGCGGACCGAGGCCCTGGTCGGCGCCGCGCTGGAGAGCATGCGGGGCTTCAACGACCACGCGATGCTCGCCAGGATGCTGGAACTGCTCGCCTGGGCCGCTGCCGACGGCGGTAACCCCTGGCGAGCCGCCCGGCTGCTCGGTGCGGCGGCCGTCTTGTGGCGCGACGCCGGCAGCTCGATCTCCGCGTTCGGGCCGCAGCTGGCCGAGCAGCACGCCCGGTGCGAGCGGGCCGCCATCGACGCGCTGGGCGAGGCGCCGTACGCCAAAGCCTTCGCCGAAGGCGGCGCGCTCAGCACCCCCTGCCAGGCGGTCGGCTTCGCCCTGGCCGCCGAATCCGACGGCGGCACCGAGCCCGGGGAGAGCGCCCCGCCCGTCCCCGAGGAACCCGGCCACCAGGCGCGGGCCGACACCGACCAGCAGCCGGGTGCCGGCACGGTCCGATTCGGCGACCTGGTGTACTGCTCCGCGTCACTGGAGGTGTACCGGAGCGGGGAACGCGTCCACCTGACCACGACCGAGCTGAAGCTGTGGCGCGAGTTCGTCGCCTCCCCCGGCACGGTGCTCACCCGGGAGATCCTGCTGGATCGGGTCTGGGACTACGCCTGGTCCGGCGACAGCCATGTGGTGGACGTCCAAGTGATGCGGCTGCGCGCCAAGATCGGCCGCGACCGCATCGAGACGGTCCGCGGCTTCGGCTACAAACTACGCGCCTGA
- a CDS encoding DUF4184 family protein has product MPFTLSHAAAVLPLLQRGRGRGRLIGSALVFGAMAPDVPYFAGAFAWGDRAHAWWAVPTLDVAISAALAGVWHLVLRAPLTALLPARWAGAAQRLTRSHGPRIPWPKAPWFALSAAIGATTHVFLDGFTHPGRFGTRLLPALETTRILGEPLYAVLQYGLSVLGLMVLGWSVLRELRRSAQAGGRPEVVASPATRRLVLGLTLLAAVLGAAYRMAEWNRPGLPLLSLIPVIAFGAVTGVAGALVLYSLVASRQRG; this is encoded by the coding sequence GTGCCCTTCACGTTGAGCCATGCGGCCGCGGTCCTTCCCCTCCTGCAACGCGGCCGGGGGCGCGGACGGTTGATCGGATCCGCACTCGTCTTCGGGGCGATGGCACCGGACGTGCCGTACTTCGCCGGTGCCTTCGCCTGGGGCGACCGGGCGCACGCCTGGTGGGCGGTGCCCACGCTGGACGTGGCGATCTCGGCGGCGCTGGCCGGGGTGTGGCACCTCGTGCTGCGAGCACCGTTGACCGCTCTGCTGCCCGCACGCTGGGCCGGCGCGGCCCAACGGCTGACGCGCTCTCACGGCCCTCGGATCCCCTGGCCCAAGGCTCCCTGGTTCGCCCTGTCGGCGGCGATCGGAGCGACCACGCACGTGTTCTTGGACGGGTTCACCCATCCCGGGCGGTTCGGGACACGGCTGCTCCCGGCACTGGAGACCACCCGGATCCTCGGCGAACCGCTGTACGCCGTGCTGCAGTACGGCTTGTCGGTCCTCGGCCTGATGGTGCTGGGCTGGTCGGTGCTGCGGGAGTTGCGCCGGTCCGCGCAGGCCGGCGGCCGCCCGGAGGTGGTTGCGAGCCCGGCGACCCGCCGGCTGGTTCTCGGCCTGACCCTCCTCGCGGCCGTTCTGGGCGCGGCCTACCGGATGGCCGAGTGGAACCGTCCCGGTCTGCCGCTGCTCTCCCTGATCCCGGTCATCGCCTTTGGTGCGGTCACCGGCGTGGCCGGCGCGCTGGTGCTCTACTCCCTGGTCGCGTCCCGGCAGCGCGGCTGA
- a CDS encoding WD40 repeat domain-containing protein has translation MGQHGCNRGLPGTGEACELDNAHGRLSSTSRKAGARPCLTVTVAWETRSVIPKLPLDSPRWRDLDGVKAEEVKALLEQLASAADSEDGDAWRRSWTSLTGGLLDDATVSDGAYAALPHLVEAAAALPSGQSVDFWVDLGCIVTAEDRPPVPADLAAGFSAALRAAEGAAIRSLLSAGASAQDCAQLVLACVAFAGHHAGDTLWRLHGLRESSLQLVCPGCESDTEIPDFFVDPARPSSEAPELPDPAHFRAGEHPWGEVAAALRDEALGEGWEPFLRVAREVAAAGVPRETPGQAVLCLVAGMVAVKGSPQWAGREWARKLMLLTGHFRCWDCERTWTIADGLSENPDGALPRHRPTQASTDFDGSPASAESATATATAGRTRGAATRFRQDGNVVLAADGTPWGRIAVFSDSAPGPSGSGGVDSLTVVSRPGRPMLVAGAGENGVVYLWDVADGRLVHDPLPVHPDRIRSLTALSLPDGRVLLASGGDTGTIALWDPVTGQPVREPAGDWPGGVTGMCSATVPDGRTLLVTATPRGAVRLWDPNTGECVGRLNPYGSPIQSIAAVPISAGHTLIAAADTAGRLHVWDPAMDDPWEPGAAVQLSARALAGADHRVAAVAAVPTRDRTVLATGDNRGVVMLWDLATGAPIGDALPASAGTAGASVITATTLRGGRTILVTGTRHGHRLRVWEPETGAVEHIALDVALTCLAAAGADLIVGHALGVLGLPLSRQ, from the coding sequence ATGGGCCAACACGGCTGCAACCGTGGACTTCCCGGCACCGGTGAAGCCTGCGAACTGGACAACGCTCATGGGCGCCTATCGTCGACCAGCCGCAAGGCGGGGGCAAGGCCGTGCCTGACTGTCACCGTTGCCTGGGAGACTCGTTCGGTGATTCCGAAGCTGCCCTTGGACAGCCCTCGTTGGCGTGACCTTGACGGTGTGAAGGCCGAGGAGGTGAAAGCACTCCTGGAGCAGTTGGCCTCCGCGGCTGACAGCGAGGACGGCGATGCGTGGAGAAGGAGCTGGACCTCCCTGACCGGTGGTCTGCTGGACGACGCGACCGTCTCCGACGGCGCCTACGCGGCCCTGCCGCATCTCGTCGAGGCGGCAGCGGCCCTGCCTTCGGGGCAGTCCGTCGACTTCTGGGTGGACCTGGGCTGCATCGTGACCGCAGAGGACAGGCCCCCCGTGCCGGCCGACCTCGCGGCAGGGTTCAGCGCCGCATTGCGGGCTGCCGAGGGGGCCGCCATCCGAAGCCTCCTTTCCGCCGGTGCTTCCGCCCAGGACTGCGCCCAACTCGTGCTCGCCTGCGTGGCGTTCGCCGGCCACCACGCGGGCGACACGCTGTGGCGGCTTCACGGTCTCCGGGAAAGCAGCCTTCAGCTGGTGTGTCCCGGGTGCGAGAGCGACACCGAGATCCCCGATTTCTTCGTGGACCCGGCGCGTCCGTCCTCTGAGGCCCCGGAGTTGCCTGATCCCGCCCACTTCCGAGCGGGAGAGCATCCCTGGGGCGAGGTCGCCGCGGCCTTGCGGGACGAGGCGCTCGGGGAGGGGTGGGAGCCCTTCCTGCGGGTGGCACGCGAGGTCGCGGCGGCCGGGGTACCCCGCGAAACGCCGGGGCAGGCCGTCCTGTGCCTGGTCGCCGGCATGGTCGCGGTCAAGGGCAGCCCGCAGTGGGCCGGGAGGGAATGGGCCCGCAAACTGATGTTGCTCACCGGACACTTCCGCTGCTGGGACTGCGAGCGGACCTGGACGATCGCCGACGGCCTGTCGGAGAACCCGGACGGCGCGCTCCCCCGGCACCGTCCGACGCAGGCCTCCACGGACTTTGACGGGTCGCCTGCCTCGGCGGAGTCGGCGACCGCGACGGCGACGGCCGGCCGAACACGTGGAGCGGCGACCCGGTTCAGGCAGGACGGGAACGTGGTGCTCGCGGCCGACGGCACGCCCTGGGGCCGTATCGCCGTGTTCTCTGATTCGGCGCCCGGTCCGTCCGGGTCCGGGGGTGTCGATTCACTGACGGTGGTGTCCCGCCCCGGTCGGCCGATGCTCGTGGCGGGCGCCGGGGAGAATGGCGTGGTGTACCTGTGGGACGTGGCGGACGGCCGACTCGTCCATGACCCGCTGCCAGTCCATCCTGACCGCATCCGTTCGCTGACGGCCCTGTCCCTGCCCGACGGCCGCGTCCTGCTGGCGAGCGGTGGCGACACCGGGACGATCGCCCTGTGGGATCCGGTCACCGGGCAGCCGGTTCGCGAACCGGCCGGCGACTGGCCCGGCGGGGTGACCGGAATGTGCTCCGCGACCGTCCCCGACGGCCGTACCCTGCTCGTCACCGCCACCCCCCGAGGTGCGGTCCGGCTGTGGGATCCGAACACCGGTGAGTGTGTCGGGCGCCTCAATCCCTATGGCAGTCCGATCCAGTCGATCGCCGCCGTCCCGATCTCCGCCGGCCACACGCTGATCGCGGCCGCGGACACCGCAGGGCGCCTTCACGTGTGGGATCCAGCCATGGACGACCCCTGGGAGCCGGGCGCGGCCGTGCAGCTGAGTGCCCGTGCGCTCGCCGGTGCCGACCACCGTGTGGCGGCTGTCGCGGCGGTGCCCACCCGCGACCGAACCGTGCTGGCCACGGGAGACAACCGCGGCGTGGTCATGCTGTGGGACCTTGCCACCGGTGCCCCGATCGGCGACGCTCTGCCCGCCTCCGCAGGCACCGCCGGCGCGTCGGTCATCACCGCCACCACCCTGCGGGGCGGGCGCACGATCCTGGTCACCGGCACCCGCCACGGTCACCGACTGCGGGTGTGGGAACCGGAGACCGGTGCGGTGGAGCACATCGCCCTGGATGTGGCACTCACCTGTCTGGCCGCCGCGGGTGCGGACCTGATCGTCGGACACGCGCTCGGAGTCCTCGGCCTCCCGCTCAGCAGGCAGTGA
- a CDS encoding cytochrome P450 — MTVPPADRCPVAGLDPEALRGLFGPEAETDPMGLYEKLRAEHGAVAPVLIAPGLPAWLVLGYRENLDVVRTPSRFSRDPRRWHALQEGLIGPDHPLTPIVDWQPICVFAEGAEHKRLRGAVTDSLDRFDRRGVRRHVTRFANQLIDSFGPGGRAELVHGFAEPLPMLVMTQLLGMPDEFGPRIVAAARDMIQGTETAVASNQYVVSTLTQLFARKRENPGPDFTSWLIAHYAGLDEDELVQHLRLILIAAFETTANLIANTLRMTLTDPRFRASLAGGQMTLPDALEQVLWDEPPFTTIPGRFATGATELGGQRIAKGDMLILGLAAGNVDPAVRPDPEEPMHGNRSHLAFGGGPHECPGRDLARAIADTGIDTLMSRLPDLRLAVAEQELTWRSALMSRHLVALPVDFTARPAANPAPAPVLAPVHGGAPGPCEDHQDRPDAPAAVSAPVVAHRGWLRAILDRVLRWRDPKTGPS; from the coding sequence GTGACCGTTCCCCCTGCCGACCGCTGTCCGGTCGCCGGACTCGACCCCGAGGCCCTTCGCGGGCTGTTCGGCCCCGAGGCGGAGACCGACCCGATGGGCCTGTACGAGAAGCTGCGCGCCGAACACGGCGCGGTGGCACCGGTTCTGATCGCCCCGGGCCTGCCGGCCTGGCTGGTGCTCGGGTACCGCGAGAACCTGGACGTGGTGCGCACGCCGTCCCGCTTCTCCCGCGACCCCCGGCGCTGGCACGCCCTGCAGGAGGGCCTGATCGGCCCGGACCACCCGCTCACGCCGATCGTCGACTGGCAGCCGATCTGCGTCTTCGCGGAGGGCGCCGAGCACAAGCGGCTGCGCGGTGCGGTCACCGACAGCCTGGACCGGTTCGACCGCCGGGGTGTGCGACGGCACGTCACCCGGTTCGCCAACCAGCTGATCGACTCCTTCGGCCCGGGCGGCAGGGCCGAGCTGGTGCACGGGTTCGCCGAACCGCTGCCGATGCTGGTCATGACCCAGCTCTTGGGCATGCCGGACGAGTTCGGGCCGCGGATCGTGGCGGCGGCGCGCGACATGATCCAGGGCACCGAGACGGCCGTGGCGAGCAACCAGTACGTGGTCAGCACGCTCACCCAACTGTTCGCCCGCAAGCGGGAGAACCCCGGGCCGGACTTCACCTCCTGGCTCATCGCGCACTACGCCGGGCTGGACGAGGACGAACTGGTGCAGCACCTGCGGCTGATCCTGATCGCGGCCTTCGAGACCACGGCCAACCTGATCGCCAACACCTTGCGAATGACCCTCACCGACCCGCGGTTCCGCGCCAGCCTGGCCGGCGGGCAGATGACGCTGCCCGACGCGCTGGAGCAAGTCCTCTGGGACGAACCGCCGTTCACCACCATCCCGGGCCGGTTCGCCACCGGCGCGACCGAGTTGGGCGGCCAGCGGATCGCCAAGGGCGACATGCTGATCCTCGGCCTGGCCGCCGGCAACGTGGACCCGGCGGTGCGACCCGACCCCGAGGAGCCGATGCACGGCAACCGGTCCCACCTGGCCTTCGGCGGCGGCCCGCACGAATGCCCCGGTCGGGACCTGGCCCGCGCCATCGCGGACACCGGCATCGACACCCTGATGTCCCGCCTGCCCGACCTGCGCCTGGCCGTCGCGGAGCAGGAACTCACCTGGCGCTCCGCTCTGATGTCCCGTCATCTAGTGGCGCTGCCGGTGGATTTCACGGCCAGGCCGGCCGCGAACCCCGCCCCCGCCCCCGTCCTCGCCCCCGTCCACGGCGGGGCGCCCGGGCCGTGCGAGGACCACCAGGACCGGCCGGACGCCCCGGCGGCGGTCAGCGCCCCGGTGGTTGCCCATCGAGGCTGGCTGCGGGCCATCCTGGACCGGGTGCTGCGCTGGCGTGATCCGAAAACAGGCCCTAGCTAG